The proteins below come from a single Dermacentor albipictus isolate Rhodes 1998 colony chromosome 7, USDA_Dalb.pri_finalv2, whole genome shotgun sequence genomic window:
- the LOC135899056 gene encoding keratin, type I cytoskeletal 10-like — MMRHALFTTLLALLGAITVDRSYAQGGFYGGSSIKTGIKGGGYDISYPYVYSLPFFARGTVTISRNPGWYGGSSTYWQQQQQVPFSPFYGGSGDSMAAGLGGGSYGGSYGGSISG; from the exons TTCTCGGGGCAATCACTGTCGACAGAAGTTATGCTCAA GGAGGATTCTACGGCGGGTCTTCAATCAAAACCGGCATCAAGGGCGGAGGATACGACATCTCTTATCCATACGTt TATTCTCTGCCATTCTTCGCAAGGGGAACGGTAACCATCTCGCGCAACCCTGGCTGGTATGGAGGGTCGAGCACCTActggcagcagcaacagcaggtcCCGTTTTCACCCTTTTACGGCGGCAGCGGGGACAGCATGGCCGCAGGCCTCGGCGGAGGCAGCTACGGAGGCAGCTACGGAGGCAGCATAAGTGGTTAA